The following coding sequences lie in one Mycobacterium sp. DL440 genomic window:
- a CDS encoding NAD(P)/FAD-dependent oxidoreductase produces MNTAVVVGAGPNGLAAAVTLASAGLDVTVLEAAEEIGGGVRSSSESLADGFPAGLIHDHCAAIHPMAVGSPFLGGLGLEHHGLQWKWPEVDCAHPLDDGDAGLLYRSVDDTSAALGADGARWRRAFGGPSAKFDTLSQDIMGPLLRVPKHPVALARFGAPTVLPAAAFARLFRTERARALFGGVAAHTFRPLHYPLTSAIGLGIITAGHRHGWPVAQGGSQAITDALAAVLAELGVTVETGVRVASAAQLPPADVTMFDLAPTAVVDILGDRLPRRVARGFRRFRYGPGAFKVDFAVEGPVPWANPQAGRAGTVHLGGELAEVAATEREIHAGRMPQRPFVLVGQQYVADPCRSVGDINPVYSYAHVPHGYTGDATEAIIGQFERFAPGFRDRIVGMAVRSTTEMSVYNANYVGGDICTGAKDIRQLMFGPRITLQPYRIGVPGMYLCSAATPPGPGAHGMCGANAAAVALGALPR; encoded by the coding sequence GTGAATACCGCGGTGGTGGTCGGTGCCGGGCCCAACGGGCTCGCGGCGGCTGTCACGCTGGCGTCGGCCGGGCTGGACGTCACCGTGCTGGAGGCCGCCGAGGAGATCGGCGGCGGGGTGCGTTCGTCGAGCGAGAGCCTCGCGGACGGTTTCCCCGCGGGCCTCATTCACGATCACTGTGCAGCGATCCATCCGATGGCGGTCGGTTCGCCCTTCCTGGGTGGGCTCGGGCTGGAACACCATGGGCTGCAGTGGAAATGGCCTGAGGTCGATTGCGCGCACCCACTCGACGATGGTGATGCCGGCCTGTTGTACCGCAGTGTCGACGACACCTCCGCAGCCCTCGGCGCGGACGGCGCCAGGTGGCGGCGGGCCTTTGGCGGGCCGTCGGCAAAGTTCGACACCCTGTCGCAGGACATCATGGGGCCGCTGCTGCGGGTGCCGAAGCATCCGGTGGCGTTGGCCCGGTTCGGTGCGCCCACGGTGTTGCCCGCGGCGGCGTTCGCCCGGCTGTTCCGTACCGAACGGGCTCGGGCACTGTTCGGGGGCGTTGCGGCACATACCTTCCGGCCGTTGCATTATCCGCTGACCTCGGCCATCGGCCTCGGCATCATCACGGCCGGGCACCGGCACGGCTGGCCGGTGGCACAGGGCGGTTCGCAGGCCATCACCGATGCGCTGGCTGCAGTGCTCGCCGAGTTGGGTGTCACGGTGGAAACCGGTGTCCGCGTTGCTTCTGCGGCGCAGCTGCCGCCGGCTGACGTGACGATGTTCGATCTCGCGCCGACCGCCGTCGTCGACATCCTGGGCGACCGGTTGCCGCGCCGGGTGGCCCGCGGCTTCCGTCGCTTCCGTTACGGCCCAGGCGCATTCAAGGTGGACTTCGCAGTGGAAGGCCCGGTGCCATGGGCCAACCCACAGGCCGGCCGGGCAGGAACCGTGCATCTGGGCGGTGAGCTCGCCGAGGTCGCGGCGACGGAACGGGAGATCCACGCCGGCCGGATGCCGCAGCGGCCGTTTGTGCTCGTCGGGCAGCAGTATGTGGCCGATCCGTGCCGTTCGGTCGGCGACATCAATCCGGTGTACTCGTATGCCCATGTGCCGCACGGCTATACCGGTGACGCGACGGAGGCGATCATCGGCCAGTTTGAGCGGTTCGCGCCCGGGTTCCGCGACCGGATCGTCGGGATGGCGGTGCGGTCGACGACGGAGATGTCGGTGTACAACGCCAACTACGTCGGCGGTGACATCTGTACGGGCGCCAAGGACATCCGGCAGTTGATGTTCGGCCCGCGGATTACACTGCAGCCCTACCGAATCGGTGTTCCCGGGATGTACCTGTGTTCGGCGGCCACCCCGCCGGGCCCCGGGGCGCACGGCATGTGCGGCGCCAATGCCGCCGCGGTCGCCCTCGGCGCACTGCCGCGCTGA
- a CDS encoding acyl-CoA carboxylase subunit beta: protein MTNKTTAELLAELREKLELAKEPGDAKAIARRDKKGIPSARARIHALVDPGSFLEIGALAKTPGDPNALYGDGVVTGHGTINGRPVGVFSHDQTVFQGSVGEMFGRKVAKLMEWVAMVGCPIIGINDSAGARIQDAATSLAWYAELGRRHEMLRGLVPEISIILGKCAGGAVYSPIQTDLLVAVRDQGYMFITGPDVIKDVTGEDVTFDELGGADVQAQRGNIHKVVEDEAAAFQYVRDYLSFLPANHFDDAPIVNPGLEPEITPHDLELDSIVPDADNTAYDMHEILLRIFDDGDVFEIAEQRGPAMITAFARVDGRPVGVIANQPMFLSGVVDTDASDKAASFIRFCDSFNLPLVFVVDTPGAMPGVEQEKNGIIKRGGRFFNAIVEADVPKVTIVVRKAYGGGYAVMGSKQLSADLNFAWPTARIAVIGAEGAAQLLVKRFPDPTAPEVQKIRADFIEGYNLNLATPWIAAERGYIDGVIQPHETRLLLRKSLHLLRDKQNAPKTLRKHGLTPI, encoded by the coding sequence GTGACGAACAAGACCACGGCTGAACTCCTGGCAGAGCTCCGCGAAAAGCTGGAACTGGCCAAGGAGCCCGGCGATGCGAAGGCGATCGCAAGGCGCGACAAGAAGGGCATCCCGAGCGCCCGCGCCCGAATCCACGCCCTGGTGGACCCGGGCAGCTTCCTGGAGATCGGCGCGCTGGCCAAGACCCCGGGCGACCCCAACGCGCTCTACGGCGACGGCGTGGTCACCGGGCACGGCACCATCAACGGCCGCCCGGTCGGCGTGTTCAGCCACGACCAGACGGTGTTCCAGGGTTCGGTCGGTGAGATGTTCGGCCGCAAGGTGGCCAAGCTGATGGAATGGGTGGCCATGGTGGGTTGCCCGATCATCGGGATCAACGACTCGGCAGGCGCCCGCATCCAGGACGCTGCGACCTCGCTGGCCTGGTACGCCGAACTCGGCCGCCGCCATGAGATGCTGCGTGGTCTGGTCCCGGAGATCTCCATCATTCTGGGCAAATGCGCGGGCGGCGCGGTCTATTCGCCGATCCAGACCGATCTGCTGGTGGCGGTGCGCGACCAGGGCTACATGTTCATCACCGGCCCCGACGTGATCAAGGACGTCACCGGTGAGGACGTGACGTTCGACGAGCTCGGCGGTGCCGACGTGCAGGCCCAGCGCGGCAACATCCACAAGGTGGTCGAGGATGAGGCGGCTGCGTTCCAGTACGTGCGCGACTACCTTTCGTTCCTGCCCGCCAACCACTTCGACGACGCTCCGATCGTCAACCCGGGCCTTGAGCCCGAGATCACCCCGCACGATCTGGAGCTGGATTCGATCGTGCCGGATGCCGACAACACGGCGTACGACATGCACGAGATCCTGCTGCGGATCTTCGACGACGGTGACGTCTTCGAGATCGCCGAGCAGCGCGGCCCCGCGATGATCACCGCGTTCGCGCGGGTGGACGGCCGTCCGGTGGGTGTGATTGCCAACCAGCCGATGTTCCTGTCCGGTGTGGTGGATACCGATGCCTCCGACAAGGCGGCCAGCTTCATCCGGTTCTGCGACTCCTTCAACCTGCCTTTGGTTTTCGTCGTCGACACCCCCGGCGCCATGCCCGGTGTGGAGCAGGAGAAGAACGGCATAATCAAGCGCGGTGGCCGGTTCTTCAACGCCATCGTCGAGGCGGACGTGCCGAAGGTGACCATCGTCGTCCGCAAGGCCTACGGCGGCGGGTATGCGGTGATGGGCTCCAAGCAGCTCTCGGCAGACCTGAACTTCGCCTGGCCGACCGCGCGTATCGCGGTGATCGGCGCAGAAGGAGCCGCACAGCTGTTGGTGAAGCGCTTCCCGGATCCGACCGCACCCGAGGTGCAGAAGATCCGCGCCGATTTCATCGAGGGCTACAACCTCAACCTGGCCACGCCGTGGATCGCGGCCGAGCGCGGTTACATCGACGGGGTGATCCAACCGCACGAGACCCGGCTGCTGCTGCGCAAGTCCCTGCACCTGTTGCGGGACAAGCAGAACGCACCCAAGACGCTGCGCAAGCACGGCCTGACCCCGATCTGA
- a CDS encoding arabinosyltransferase domain-containing protein, with protein MPSDEPTDRVVGIARLIAIIAGIAGVVLCALVPLLPVKQTTATILWPQGTDAGGNVTAVTAPLVSGAPQSLDVSIPCSAMASLPAEGGLVFSTIPSGGIDASRNGLFVRANAETVVVAFRDSVAAVAPRAAIDAGGCSALHLWANLGGVGADFVGIPGATGTAAVEKKPQVAGLFTDLKMAPQPGLSARVDIDTRFITSPTPLKLLVMALGVLCVVASIVALAVLDRRGGHRVGRGWRRFVKVPLATWIADIGVIGGLLVWHVIGAISSDDGYNLTIARVSSDAGYTTNYFRYFGTTEAPFDWYQSVLGHFAAISTAGVWMRLPATLAGIGTWLLLSRWVLPRLGRRVALNRVTMWTAGAVFLAAWFPFNNGLRPEPLIAFGVLAVWALVETTIATHRLWPTCLAIIVAAFSVTLAPQGLIALAPLLVGARTVVRIIKARQIARPALAALAGSAALILVVVFRDQTLASVAESARIKYTVGPTISWYQEFLRYYFLTVEDSVDSSLTRRFAVLTMMLCLFGMIAVLLRKGRVPGLAGGPVWRLIGTTAVGLLLLHFTPTKWAVQFGAFAGLAAALGAVTAFAFALVGLHSRRNLALYVTALLFVLAWATSGTNGWFYVGNYGVPWFDRQPVIAGFPVTTIFLALAIVTAVLAGWLHFRIDYAGHTEVADTRRNRALASTPLLVVATIMVVLEVGSMAKGFVQRYPGYTTAAANFSALTSGLSSDSCAMADDVLVESDINAGTLQPVEGQTYGEYGPLGGENPVGFTPNGISDTLEPPKPVVANPGTVNSDGSPNKPNVGIAYAAGTGGGYGPVGVNGSRVYLPFGLDPARTPVMGSYKENTVAAKATSAWYQLPPRTADRPLVTVAAAGAIWYYDEEHEFHYGQSLKLQWGVHRPDGSFTALGAVQPIDVFAQYAWRNLRFPLAWAPPEANVARIVADDPNLSEDQWFGFTPPRVPTLQTASAFLGAQTPVLMDIATAANFPCQRPFSEHLGVAELPEYRILPNVKQVVVSSNMWQSAQKGGPFLFIQALLRTSTIPTYLRDDWYRDWGSIEKYDPVVPAGQAPVAAIDQGTQRVFGFSRPGPIRALP; from the coding sequence GTGCCTTCCGATGAGCCAACCGACCGTGTTGTGGGCATCGCACGCCTGATCGCCATCATCGCGGGCATCGCGGGTGTGGTGCTGTGCGCGCTGGTGCCGCTACTGCCCGTCAAACAGACCACCGCGACCATCCTGTGGCCGCAGGGCACCGACGCCGGAGGCAACGTCACTGCGGTGACGGCCCCGCTGGTGTCGGGCGCCCCACAGTCCCTCGATGTATCCATTCCCTGCTCGGCGATGGCGTCACTGCCTGCCGAGGGCGGCCTGGTGTTTTCCACCATCCCGTCCGGCGGCATCGACGCCAGCCGCAACGGCCTGTTTGTCCGGGCCAATGCCGAAACCGTGGTGGTGGCGTTCCGCGACTCGGTGGCCGCCGTCGCCCCCCGCGCGGCGATCGACGCGGGCGGCTGCAGTGCCCTGCACCTGTGGGCCAACCTCGGCGGAGTCGGCGCGGACTTCGTCGGCATCCCCGGCGCCACCGGCACCGCGGCCGTCGAGAAGAAGCCCCAGGTCGCCGGTCTGTTCACCGATCTGAAGATGGCGCCGCAGCCCGGGCTGAGCGCCCGCGTCGACATCGACACCCGGTTCATCACCTCCCCGACCCCGCTGAAACTGCTGGTGATGGCGCTCGGCGTGCTGTGCGTAGTGGCGTCGATCGTGGCGCTGGCCGTGCTTGACCGCCGCGGAGGCCATCGGGTCGGCCGTGGCTGGCGTCGCTTCGTGAAGGTTCCGCTCGCCACCTGGATCGCCGACATCGGCGTGATCGGCGGCCTGCTGGTGTGGCACGTCATCGGCGCCATCTCCTCCGACGACGGCTACAACCTGACCATCGCGCGGGTCTCCTCCGACGCCGGGTACACCACCAACTACTTCCGCTACTTCGGCACCACCGAGGCCCCGTTCGACTGGTACCAGTCGGTGCTGGGCCACTTCGCGGCGATCAGCACGGCCGGCGTGTGGATGCGCCTGCCCGCCACCCTGGCCGGCATCGGCACCTGGTTGCTGCTGAGCCGGTGGGTGCTCCCCCGGCTGGGACGGCGCGTCGCGCTCAACCGGGTCACCATGTGGACCGCGGGTGCGGTGTTCCTGGCCGCCTGGTTCCCGTTCAACAACGGCCTGCGTCCCGAACCGCTGATCGCCTTCGGGGTGCTCGCGGTGTGGGCACTCGTCGAGACCACCATCGCGACACACCGCCTATGGCCGACCTGCCTGGCGATCATCGTGGCGGCGTTCAGCGTGACCCTGGCCCCGCAGGGCCTCATCGCACTGGCCCCGCTGCTGGTGGGCGCACGCACCGTCGTCAGGATCATCAAGGCCCGGCAGATCGCCCGGCCCGCACTGGCCGCACTCGCCGGCTCGGCGGCACTGATCCTCGTCGTGGTGTTCCGCGACCAGACCCTGGCCAGCGTCGCCGAATCGGCCCGGATCAAGTACACCGTCGGGCCGACCATCTCGTGGTACCAGGAATTCCTGCGGTACTACTTCCTGACCGTCGAAGATTCCGTCGACAGCTCCTTGACCCGGCGATTCGCGGTCCTGACGATGATGCTGTGCCTGTTCGGGATGATCGCGGTCCTGCTGCGCAAGGGCCGGGTCCCCGGGCTGGCCGGCGGCCCGGTCTGGCGACTGATCGGCACCACCGCCGTCGGCCTGCTGCTGCTGCACTTCACCCCGACCAAGTGGGCGGTGCAGTTCGGTGCCTTCGCCGGGTTGGCAGCCGCGCTCGGGGCCGTGACGGCGTTCGCCTTCGCCCTGGTGGGCCTGCACAGCCGACGTAACCTCGCCCTCTACGTCACCGCGCTGCTGTTCGTGCTCGCCTGGGCCACCTCCGGCACCAACGGCTGGTTCTACGTCGGCAACTACGGCGTGCCCTGGTTCGACCGCCAACCGGTGATCGCCGGGTTCCCGGTGACCACCATCTTCCTGGCACTGGCCATCGTCACCGCCGTGCTGGCCGGCTGGCTGCACTTCCGGATCGACTACGCCGGGCACACCGAGGTGGCCGACACCCGGCGCAACCGGGCACTGGCGTCGACCCCGCTGCTCGTGGTCGCCACCATCATGGTGGTGCTCGAAGTCGGCTCGATGGCCAAGGGCTTCGTCCAGCGCTACCCCGGCTACACCACGGCGGCGGCCAACTTCTCAGCGCTGACCTCGGGGCTGTCGTCCGACAGCTGTGCCATGGCCGACGACGTACTCGTCGAGTCCGACATCAACGCGGGCACGCTGCAACCGGTGGAAGGCCAGACCTACGGCGAGTACGGGCCGCTGGGCGGCGAGAACCCGGTCGGGTTCACCCCCAACGGAATCAGCGACACTCTGGAACCGCCGAAACCCGTCGTCGCCAACCCCGGCACGGTGAACTCCGACGGCTCACCCAACAAGCCCAACGTCGGCATCGCCTACGCCGCAGGCACCGGCGGTGGCTACGGGCCCGTCGGCGTCAACGGCTCCCGGGTGTACCTGCCGTTCGGCCTGGACCCGGCCCGCACTCCGGTGATGGGCAGCTACAAAGAGAACACCGTCGCTGCCAAGGCCACCTCGGCCTGGTACCAGCTGCCGCCCCGCACCGCGGATCGGCCACTCGTGACCGTCGCCGCCGCCGGCGCCATCTGGTACTACGACGAGGAACACGAGTTCCACTACGGCCAGTCGCTGAAACTGCAGTGGGGCGTGCACCGTCCCGATGGCAGCTTCACCGCCCTGGGTGCCGTCCAGCCGATCGACGTGTTCGCCCAATACGCCTGGCGCAACCTGCGTTTCCCGCTCGCTTGGGCACCGCCGGAGGCCAACGTGGCCCGGATCGTCGCCGACGACCCCAACCTGTCCGAAGATCAGTGGTTCGGTTTCACCCCCCCGCGGGTGCCGACCCTGCAGACCGCAAGTGCGTTCCTCGGCGCGCAGACCCCGGTGCTGATGGACATCGCGACCGCCGCGAATTTCCCGTGCCAGCGCCCGTTCTCCGAACATCTCGGTGTCGCCGAGTTGCCGGAGTACCGCATCCTTCCCAACGTCAAGCAAGTGGTGGTGTCGTCGAACATGTGGCAGTCCGCCCAAAAGGGTGGTCCCTTCCTCTTCATCCAGGCGCTGCTGCGCACGTCGACCATTCCGACGTATCTGCGTGACGACTGGTACCGGGACTGGGGCTCGATCGAGAAATACGACCCGGTGGTGCCCGCCGGCCAGGCGCCCGTCGCCGCGATCGATCAGGGAACCCAACGAGTGTTCGGCTTCAGCCGGCCCGGCCCGATCCGGGCCCTGCCATGA
- a CDS encoding arabinosyltransferase domain-containing protein, with the protein MSTTVRERSADKDVQLTRWVAMIAGLIGFLCAVATPLLPVVQTTATLNWPQQGQLNDVTAPLITQTPVTMSVTIPCEVIRSVPPEGAMVLGTAPKEGRQAALNALFVNVNAKRVDITDRNVVIASVTRDKVAGAGGAPGCSSIEITSSDAGTFATFVGLTGSDGKELRTGFADPNLRPQIVGVFTELSGAAPQGLSLSATIDTRFTSKPTALKLVAILLGIAATVVALLALWRLDRLDGRRMHHLIPSRWRTFSAVDAVVVGGFLTWHVIGANSSDDGYILQMARVADHAGYMSNYFRWFGSPEDPFGWFYNLLALMTHVSDASIWMRLPDLICALVCWLLLSREVLPRLGPAVIASKPALWAAGLVLMAAWMPFNNGLRPEGQIATGALITYVLIERAIISGRLTPAAMAIISAAFTLGIQPTGLIAVAALLAGGRPLLRILVRRRRALGVWPLVLPLLAAGTVILTVVFADQTLATVLEATRIRTAIGPSQEWYTENLRYYYLILPTVDGSLSRRFGFIITALSLFASLFIMLRRKRVPGVARGPVWRLMGIIFATMFCLMFTPTKWVHHFGLFAAVGAAMAAVVTVLAGPAVLRSARNRMAFTAAVLFVLALCFATTNGWWYVSSYGVPFNNDKPNIGGITVSAIFFALFAIAALWAYWLHLRPSAEGRLARALTSAPVPLAAGFMVVVFVGSMLYGVVRQDGTYSNASSNLRAFAGGCGLADDVLVEPDTNDGFLTPAPGEYGPLGPLGGTAPTGFTPNGVPDHIVAEAIRITVPMPGIDADWNAATQLKTPGINGSTVPLPYGLDPARVPLAGSYVEGPAQQESKLASAWYQLPAPDAAHPLVVVTAAGTITGNSIFNGRTEGQPVELEYGRPGPDGAAVPAGRVTPYDLGPIPSWRNLRFDRSEIPADATFVRVIAEDKSLSLGDWIAVTPPRVPEVKTVQEYIGSQQPVLMDWAVGLAFPCQQPMLHANGVTEVPKFRITPDYNAKMKDTDTWEDGINGGLLGISDLLLRQHVMATYLNKDWGRDWGSLRKFDTIVDAVPAEVELGTATHSGLYKPGRIRIKP; encoded by the coding sequence ATGAGCACGACCGTGCGCGAACGTAGCGCCGACAAGGACGTTCAGCTGACCCGCTGGGTCGCGATGATCGCGGGACTCATCGGCTTCCTGTGCGCGGTGGCCACACCGCTGCTGCCGGTGGTGCAGACCACCGCGACGCTCAACTGGCCCCAACAGGGTCAGCTCAACGACGTCACCGCGCCGCTGATCACCCAGACGCCCGTCACCATGTCGGTGACGATCCCGTGTGAGGTGATCCGCTCGGTGCCGCCCGAGGGGGCGATGGTGCTCGGCACCGCCCCCAAGGAGGGCAGACAGGCCGCGCTCAACGCGTTGTTCGTCAACGTCAACGCCAAGCGAGTCGACATCACCGACCGCAACGTCGTGATCGCGAGCGTGACGCGGGACAAGGTCGCCGGAGCCGGCGGTGCGCCCGGATGTTCCAGCATCGAGATCACCTCGTCGGATGCGGGCACCTTCGCCACATTTGTCGGGCTCACCGGCAGCGACGGCAAGGAATTGCGCACCGGTTTCGCCGACCCGAACCTGCGGCCCCAGATCGTCGGTGTCTTCACCGAGTTGAGCGGAGCTGCGCCGCAAGGTCTTTCGTTGTCCGCCACGATCGACACCCGGTTCACCTCCAAACCCACCGCACTCAAGCTGGTGGCGATCCTGCTCGGGATCGCCGCCACCGTGGTTGCGCTGCTGGCGTTGTGGCGGCTGGACCGCCTCGACGGACGGCGCATGCACCACCTGATCCCGTCACGCTGGCGCACCTTCAGCGCCGTCGATGCGGTGGTGGTCGGCGGGTTCCTGACCTGGCATGTGATCGGCGCGAACTCGTCCGACGACGGCTACATCCTGCAGATGGCCCGGGTGGCCGACCACGCCGGGTACATGTCGAACTACTTCCGCTGGTTCGGCAGCCCCGAGGACCCGTTCGGCTGGTTCTACAACCTGCTGGCCCTGATGACCCATGTCAGCGACGCCAGTATCTGGATGCGACTGCCCGACCTGATCTGTGCGCTGGTCTGCTGGCTGCTGCTGTCGCGTGAGGTGCTGCCGCGACTCGGCCCCGCCGTGATCGCGTCCAAGCCCGCACTGTGGGCCGCCGGCCTGGTGCTGATGGCGGCCTGGATGCCGTTCAACAACGGCCTGCGCCCCGAGGGCCAGATCGCCACCGGCGCCCTGATCACCTACGTGCTGATCGAACGGGCCATCATCTCCGGGCGCCTCACACCGGCCGCCATGGCGATCATCTCGGCGGCATTCACCCTGGGCATCCAGCCGACCGGCCTGATCGCCGTCGCCGCGCTGCTGGCCGGTGGACGTCCGCTGCTGCGCATCCTCGTGCGCCGCCGCCGGGCGCTCGGTGTGTGGCCGCTGGTGCTGCCCCTGCTGGCCGCAGGCACGGTGATCCTGACCGTGGTGTTCGCCGACCAGACGCTGGCAACGGTGCTGGAAGCCACCCGGATTCGTACCGCCATCGGCCCGAGCCAGGAGTGGTACACCGAGAACCTGCGCTACTACTACCTGATCCTGCCGACCGTGGACGGCTCACTGTCGCGGCGGTTCGGCTTCATCATCACCGCGCTGAGCCTGTTCGCCTCACTGTTCATCATGTTGCGGCGCAAGCGGGTTCCCGGTGTGGCCCGCGGGCCGGTGTGGCGACTGATGGGCATCATCTTCGCCACCATGTTCTGCCTGATGTTCACCCCCACCAAGTGGGTGCACCACTTCGGGCTGTTCGCCGCCGTGGGTGCGGCGATGGCCGCGGTGGTCACGGTGCTGGCCGGGCCGGCGGTACTCCGCTCGGCGCGCAACCGGATGGCCTTCACTGCCGCGGTGCTGTTCGTGCTCGCCCTGTGCTTCGCCACCACCAACGGCTGGTGGTACGTATCCAGCTACGGCGTGCCGTTCAACAACGACAAGCCCAACATCGGCGGAATCACGGTGAGCGCCATCTTCTTCGCGTTGTTCGCCATCGCCGCGCTCTGGGCGTACTGGCTGCACCTGAGACCCTCGGCCGAAGGTCGGTTGGCGCGGGCACTGACGAGCGCGCCGGTGCCGCTCGCGGCCGGGTTCATGGTCGTGGTGTTCGTCGGTTCGATGCTCTACGGCGTGGTGCGCCAGGACGGCACCTACTCCAACGCGTCCTCGAACCTGCGGGCCTTCGCCGGAGGGTGCGGCCTGGCCGACGATGTGCTGGTCGAACCCGACACCAACGACGGCTTCCTGACCCCGGCACCCGGAGAGTACGGCCCGTTGGGACCGCTGGGCGGTACCGCACCGACCGGGTTCACCCCGAACGGGGTGCCGGACCACATTGTCGCCGAGGCGATTCGGATCACCGTCCCGATGCCGGGCATCGACGCCGACTGGAATGCGGCCACCCAACTGAAGACGCCGGGAATCAACGGGTCGACCGTGCCACTGCCCTACGGGCTCGATCCGGCCCGGGTACCGCTGGCCGGCAGCTACGTCGAGGGCCCTGCCCAGCAGGAGAGCAAGCTGGCCTCGGCCTGGTACCAACTACCCGCCCCCGACGCCGCCCACCCGCTGGTCGTCGTCACCGCGGCCGGAACCATCACCGGCAACAGCATTTTCAACGGCCGCACCGAGGGCCAGCCGGTCGAGTTGGAGTACGGACGGCCCGGGCCCGACGGTGCCGCAGTGCCGGCCGGACGCGTGACGCCCTACGACCTGGGGCCGATCCCGTCCTGGCGCAACCTGCGCTTCGACCGCAGCGAGATCCCGGCCGACGCCACGTTTGTCCGGGTGATCGCCGAGGACAAGTCGCTGAGCCTCGGCGACTGGATCGCAGTCACCCCGCCACGGGTGCCCGAGGTCAAGACTGTGCAGGAGTACATCGGCTCACAGCAGCCGGTGCTGATGGACTGGGCCGTGGGTCTGGCCTTCCCGTGCCAACAGCCGATGCTGCACGCCAACGGTGTCACCGAGGTGCCGAAGTTCCGGATCACCCCGGACTACAACGCCAAGATGAAGGACACCGACACCTGGGAGGACGGCATCAACGGCGGCCTGCTGGGTATCAGCGATCTGCTGCTGCGCCAGCATGTGATGGCCACCTACCTGAACAAGGACTGGGGCCGGGACTGGGGTTCGCTGCGCAAGTTCGACACCATCGTCGACGCGGTTCCTGCGGAGGTCGAACTCGGGACAGCAACACATTCCGGGCTCTACAAGCCGGGCCGTATCCGCATCAAGCCGTAA